Proteins from one Nicotiana tabacum cultivar K326 chromosome 23, ASM71507v2, whole genome shotgun sequence genomic window:
- the LOC107828322 gene encoding U-box domain-containing protein 45-like, translating to MGKCHRGNDVASVVLDRPSSTPPGPDHFKLWSSFSRASFRRMILDAFRCGGGGRHKRASKSPSDQPPPGPGPVDPVNLRSECERNVKQKKPAGSDRLSELLRLSESSENEEDVRRKEQMLEELKGVVKRLQSSHVDAVLEGAKEVRRFTKEDSDARTTLALLGAIPPLIALLDSEDSVSQIAALYALLNLGIGNDANKAAIVKAGAVHKMLKLVVIEFPNPEVAEAVVANFLGLSALDSNKPIIGSSGAIAFLVKTLKNVENTNSCQARQDSLRALYNLSISPLNVFPILESDLISYLMNKLGDMDVTERILSILCNVVSVAEARKAISSVRDVFSMLIDILSWTDAPGCQEKASYILMVMAHKSYGDRQTMIEAGVASALLELTLLGSTLAQKRASRILESLRVDKGKQVSENYGGGGVGATISAPQASTAYSSSVQLKDRMDDDMMSEEKKAVKQLVQQSLQSNMKRIVKRANLPHEFVPSDHLKSLTSSSTSKSLPF from the exons ATGGGCAAGTGTCATCGCGGAAATGACGTGGCATCGGTCGTCCTCGACCGCCCTTCTTCCACTCCTCCCGGACCTGATCACTTCAAGCTATGGTCTTCTTTTTCTCGCGCTTCCTTCCGCCGCATGATCCTCGACGCCTTCCGCTGCGGTGGCGGCGGACGTCACAAGCGTGCTTCCAAGTCTCCTTCCGATCAGCCTCCGCCGGGACCGGGACCTGTCGATCCCGTCAACCTAAGATCTGAATGTGAACGCAACGTAAAACAGAAGAAACCTGCCGGATCCGACAGGTTGTCGGAGCTGTTGAGGCTTTCGGAGTCGTCAGAGAACGAAGAAGACGTCCGGCGAAAGGAGCAAATGTTGGAGGAGTTGAAGGGAGTAGTCAAACGCTTACAGAGTAGCCACGTCGACGCCGTTTTGGAAGGAGCCAAGGAGGTCCGGCGGTTTACTAAAGAGGACTCCGACGCCAGAACCACCCTTGCTTTGCTCGGAGCGATTCCACCGCTCATAGCATTGCTTGATTCAGAAGATTCCGTTTCTCAGATCGCCGCTCTCTATGCTCTGCTTAACCTTGGAATTGGCAATGATGC AAATAAAGCAGCCATCGTCAAGGCAGGGGCTGTTCACAAGATGCTCAAGCTAGTAGTAATTGAATTTCCAAACCCAGAGGTCGCTGAAGCTGTAGTTGCTAATTTTCTTGGATTGAGTGCGTTGGACTCCAATAAACCCATAATTGGTTCATCTGGAGCAATTGCATTTCTGGTGAAAACTCTGAAGAATGTGGAGAACACAAACAGTTGTCAAGCTAGACAAGACTCATTACGAGCGCTTTACAACCTTTCCATCTCGCCTTTGAACGTTTTCCCCATACTTGAGAGCGATCTCATATCGTATCTCATGAACAAATTGGGAGATATGGATGTAACCGAGAGAATTCTGTCCATTCTTTGCAATGTAGTATCAGTAGCAGAGGCCCGGAAGGCAATTAGTAGTGTACGTGATGTCTTCTCCATGCTGATTGATATTCTGAGTTGGACGGATGCACCAGGTTGCCAAGAGAAAGCATCATATATTTTGATGGTGATGGCTCACAAGTCATACGGAGATAGACAGACAATGATTGAGGCTGGAGTTGCTTCAGCCCTGCTCGAATTGACCCTTCTAGGCAGCACATTGGCTCAAAAGCGGGCGTCCAGAATCTTGGAATCCTTGAGGGTGGACAAAGGGAAGCAAGTTTCTGAAAACTATGGAGGTGGTGGTGTGGGCGCGACGATATCTGCCCCACAAGCTTCTACGGCATATTCTTCAAGTGTTCAATTGAAAGATCGGATGGATGATGATATGATGAGTGAAGAGAAAAAAGCAGTGAAGCAATTAGTTCAACAGAGCTTGCAGAGTAACATGAAAAGGATAGTGAAAAGGGCTAACTTACCCCATGAATTTGTTCCTTCTGATCATTTGAAGTCCCTCACATCAAGCTCAACTTCTAAGAGCCTGCCATTTTGA